In a genomic window of Pseudomonadota bacterium:
- a CDS encoding molybdopterin-dependent oxidoreductase: protein MKGSEYDLKCDFVISAIGQDIELGSMTAEGQLKATRQNAIVASKESFETSIPGVFAGGDAITGPAVAIDAIAHGRMAAESIDDFLRTGKMEPRQKEFLSKKDSFGEIAESEFLPMAKIEKERMPELPVRERIQSLVEVETGFTEEQVFNETSRCLECGCSAYFDCALRKYATDFGVDLTKFLGDVRRLKIDKSHPLISLDPNKCISCGRCVRTCSEIVKVSALGFVYRGFKSVVKPSMEKRLLQTSCISCGNCIAACPTGAITEKLPFRKPGPWDSRNVESICSFCSLGCNMSYKVFYDHCFTVANVDETSHNKGYLCSKGRFGYRYMIDKDRLLTPIIKKKGGHRNATWDEAIDYAAQRLDAIIKAYGPESVAVFGSPRMTNEELYLLQKFVRAGLKTNNIGSFTNLLNGVEQDSLDDMFGVTVSTTTMDDLHKANVVLVINADISEENLIAELKVKSAQKRGSYLVTVNSSETALNKFADLWINSKRGTNTALLNMICKALIDRGLGDIDFIESRTEGFEELKMSVSNLDMGAVSETTGVEDEKIVQLCNLLASPDKNVIVMYNIDSLWEKSCDDLKAIGNLMMLTGRIGKPGNGIVILRDYANSQGLLDMGVDAKYLPGNIRFRDTARIKKLGTKWGVDLKSVFKPVDIKADMENDKIKALIIFGEDPLNEPSNLRFTGNADFLLVVDNFVTATAMEADVVLPASVPVETSGSYTACDRMVQTFAKVFEPKTGMENWQIICKLAGKLNIPLTFGSVNDIAEQIKEDNPAYRNIAPGTSWGKALFEKKFMTGNGKGKFSAAMIEALPVNLEKKPYLFTENYYNMKIKSKLAE from the coding sequence CAGCTTAAGGCTACAAGACAGAATGCAATTGTGGCCAGCAAGGAAAGCTTTGAAACATCTATTCCGGGTGTATTTGCAGGAGGCGATGCCATTACAGGTCCTGCAGTGGCCATTGATGCCATTGCACACGGGAGGATGGCCGCTGAATCGATAGATGATTTTCTCCGCACCGGCAAGATGGAACCAAGACAAAAGGAATTTTTGAGTAAGAAAGACAGTTTTGGAGAGATCGCTGAAAGCGAATTCCTCCCCATGGCAAAAATAGAAAAAGAGAGAATGCCTGAGCTTCCAGTTAGGGAACGGATTCAAAGCCTCGTAGAGGTTGAGACAGGCTTTACCGAGGAACAGGTGTTCAATGAGACATCCCGTTGTCTGGAATGCGGATGCTCTGCATATTTCGATTGTGCGTTGAGAAAGTATGCTACAGACTTCGGTGTAGATCTGACAAAGTTTCTGGGTGATGTGAGGAGACTCAAGATTGATAAATCCCATCCGCTTATCTCCCTTGATCCGAACAAATGTATTTCCTGTGGCCGCTGTGTGCGTACATGCTCCGAGATAGTAAAAGTTTCAGCCCTTGGATTTGTGTACAGGGGCTTCAAATCAGTGGTCAAACCGTCGATGGAGAAAAGACTTCTGCAAACAAGTTGCATCTCCTGCGGGAACTGCATCGCTGCCTGTCCTACCGGGGCGATTACTGAGAAACTGCCTTTCCGCAAACCAGGTCCTTGGGACTCGCGGAATGTTGAGTCTATCTGTAGCTTCTGCTCTTTAGGTTGTAACATGAGCTACAAAGTATTCTATGATCACTGCTTCACCGTTGCAAATGTAGACGAGACTTCCCACAATAAAGGGTATCTATGCTCAAAGGGGCGGTTCGGGTACAGATATATGATAGATAAAGACCGGCTCCTCACCCCAATTATAAAAAAGAAGGGTGGACACCGGAATGCCACGTGGGACGAAGCTATCGATTATGCGGCACAGAGGCTGGATGCGATTATTAAGGCCTACGGTCCTGAGTCGGTTGCCGTTTTCGGGTCTCCGAGGATGACCAATGAAGAACTTTATCTGCTCCAGAAATTTGTCCGTGCAGGACTCAAAACGAATAACATTGGAAGCTTCACTAACCTGTTAAACGGCGTAGAGCAGGACAGCCTTGACGATATGTTCGGGGTAACCGTCTCTACAACTACTATGGACGATCTACACAAAGCCAATGTTGTTCTGGTAATCAATGCGGATATATCAGAAGAAAACCTTATTGCAGAACTGAAAGTCAAAAGCGCTCAAAAGAGGGGCTCATATCTGGTGACCGTCAATTCCTCTGAAACGGCGCTGAACAAGTTCGCTGATTTATGGATTAATTCAAAGCGTGGAACAAACACCGCGCTGCTAAACATGATCTGTAAGGCACTTATTGACAGAGGGCTGGGAGATATTGATTTTATTGAAAGCCGTACAGAAGGATTCGAGGAACTCAAGATGTCGGTTTCCAACCTGGATATGGGTGCAGTCTCAGAAACCACAGGAGTGGAAGATGAGAAGATTGTACAACTGTGCAACCTGCTGGCATCACCCGATAAGAATGTAATTGTCATGTACAATATCGACTCTTTGTGGGAAAAATCTTGTGATGATCTGAAGGCAATCGGGAACCTGATGATGCTTACCGGAAGAATCGGAAAGCCTGGAAATGGTATTGTCATCCTGAGAGATTATGCAAACTCTCAAGGTCTCCTTGATATGGGCGTCGACGCAAAATATCTGCCGGGGAATATCCGTTTCCGGGACACTGCCCGCATCAAGAAACTCGGCACTAAATGGGGCGTGGACCTAAAGTCCGTCTTCAAGCCTGTGGACATTAAAGCAGACATGGAAAACGACAAAATAAAGGCGCTCATTATATTTGGGGAAGACCCCCTGAACGAACCGTCCAATCTCAGATTCACGGGCAACGCAGACTTCCTGCTTGTTGTCGATAATTTCGTCACCGCAACAGCCATGGAGGCAGATGTGGTGCTTCCGGCATCTGTACCTGTTGAGACGTCCGGTTCATATACAGCGTGCGACAGGATGGTGCAGACATTTGCCAAGGTCTTTGAACCGAAGACCGGTATGGAAAACTGGCAGATTATATGCAAGCTGGCCGGGAAATTGAATATTCCTTTAACCTTCGGATCTGTAAATGATATTGCAGAGCAGATTAAAGAGGACAATCCTGCCTACCGCAATATAGCCCCCGGCACATCCTGGGGAAAGGCATTATTCGAGAAGAAGTTTATGACAGGAAACGGCAAAGGAAAGTTCAGCGCTGCCATGATCGAAGCACTCCCTGTGAATCTGGAGAAGAAACCATACCTGTTCACAGAGAACTACTATAATATGAAAATAAAGAGCAAACTTGCAGAATAA
- a CDS encoding sigma-54 dependent transcriptional regulator, with the protein MNKILVIDDDQAVLNYLNIFLLQAGTFDIKTLSNSTKAYSELAANQYDILLLDMDMPEVTGLDILRHIQENNVDVETIVLTGVEDVALAVSAMKLGAIEYLTKPVDTEQLLNLINAAMENRQNQKIIEQEVRVSPDLKFADAFKDIITQNEKMHNIFSVVEKMAQTDNSILIWGESGTGKELIARAIHKISKRNKENFVAVNAGTFANELFSSEFFGHNQGAFTGATTQKRGFLEVADKGTLFLDEIGELALPIQVKLLRVLQEGEFFRMGSTKNLKVDVRIIAATNKNLHQEIKTGDFRKDLFYRLNMNSVYLPPLRDRKGDIPLLCMHFLRKFSELNDKKIEKISEAAMKLLSHFDYPGNVRELMNIINSGVIVESTNELRKKSLPNYFLESAPMIDDGLAEIPLKALIDVEKEHIKKILHHTGGNKTRAAQILGISRINLISKVKKYMIE; encoded by the coding sequence ATGAACAAGATTCTCGTCATAGATGACGATCAGGCCGTGCTGAACTATCTCAACATTTTTCTGCTCCAGGCAGGTACGTTTGACATAAAGACGCTTAGCAACAGTACGAAAGCATACAGCGAGCTTGCTGCGAATCAGTACGACATCCTGTTGCTAGACATGGATATGCCCGAAGTCACCGGGTTGGACATCTTGAGACATATCCAGGAAAACAACGTAGATGTGGAGACTATTGTCCTCACCGGTGTGGAGGATGTGGCCCTTGCCGTCTCGGCGATGAAACTCGGGGCAATCGAGTATCTAACCAAGCCTGTTGATACGGAACAACTTTTGAATTTGATCAACGCCGCCATGGAAAACAGGCAAAACCAGAAGATTATTGAACAGGAGGTCCGCGTATCCCCCGATCTGAAATTTGCGGATGCCTTCAAGGATATTATCACCCAGAATGAGAAAATGCACAACATCTTCTCCGTTGTTGAAAAGATGGCCCAGACGGACAACAGTATACTAATATGGGGTGAGAGCGGCACAGGAAAAGAACTTATCGCAAGGGCCATACACAAAATCAGCAAAAGAAATAAGGAAAACTTTGTTGCCGTGAATGCAGGCACATTTGCCAACGAGCTCTTTTCCTCTGAGTTTTTCGGTCACAATCAGGGTGCCTTCACAGGGGCAACAACACAGAAAAGGGGGTTTCTGGAAGTAGCGGACAAGGGCACGCTTTTTCTTGATGAAATTGGTGAGCTGGCCCTGCCCATACAGGTGAAGCTCCTTAGAGTCTTGCAGGAAGGGGAGTTTTTTCGCATGGGCTCCACCAAGAATCTGAAAGTCGACGTGCGGATTATTGCCGCCACCAATAAGAACTTGCACCAGGAGATAAAAACGGGAGACTTCAGGAAAGACCTCTTCTATCGTTTGAATATGAATTCAGTTTATCTCCCTCCCCTCAGGGATAGAAAAGGCGACATTCCCCTGCTATGCATGCATTTTCTCAGAAAGTTCTCCGAACTTAACGATAAGAAAATAGAGAAAATCTCCGAAGCAGCCATGAAGCTCCTGTCCCATTTCGACTATCCCGGCAATGTCCGGGAGTTGATGAACATAATCAATAGTGGTGTTATTGTTGAATCTACGAACGAATTAAGAAAGAAATCTCTTCCCAATTATTTCCTCGAAAGCGCACCGATGATTGATGACGGATTGGCGGAGATACCGCTGAAAGCTTTGATTGACGTCGAAAAGGAGCATATCAAGAAGATCCTCCATCACACTGGCGGAAACAAAACAAGGGCAGCGCAGATTCTTGGCATATCACGGATTAACCTGATCTCCAAGGTAAAGAAATATATGATCGAGTAA
- a CDS encoding ATP-binding protein, which translates to MKSSRNLQNVESDLKKRVQELECLYNIGPEIRSDGDLAQNLTKTATHLVQGLQFPEIAAAAIWLDGTEYSAESASEGEVAASLTAEILVSGKKRGSVEVYYKEDAPFLEEERRLIEEVSSKISKYVERRELHAKLQKYVDELQELIEEKQKYVGNLTELVEKKTTELQNSKKKYEDFFKDAPVPLIISRLNGDIVKANREFYRLLDYPEDGSVHLNYVRDRLYENPAVRPVIFQKLEEDGKIEALDLAVMDRHGNPIPVIASCLFIDMDGEKFVETGYKDIRVRKELERKLIEQNENLERKVLGRTVDLENQKNLLMKKNQELMTLTEKLRESKTRLQALFKTITDTVVVLDADFNILMSNQKSIGNKGKCYKKVFGQDQRCEDCLAERVFEEKTSVNQEKVVGDEYYLLQAYPIFGPDCEVTGTLEISRVITKEKNMERQLLQADKLTSLGQLVSGIGHEINNPNTFIRGNLHIVQEAMNDIFPILNAYYKSHPDMKIARLSYDIFKENIPILIDDMVQGSNRIKGIVDGLKKFAKRDEGFLNEVVSLNSITEACLRLVDNQIRRTADVKIDFDPKLPTVVGNSQKLQQVIVNILINASQAIEKPRGTIHVLSSFNEKEVMLRVRDDGKGMGERTAKQIFDPFFTTKRHQGGTGGGTGLGLSIAYGIIKEHQGRIDVESKEGIGTTFCIYLPRSPEEGK; encoded by the coding sequence ATGAAGTCTTCCCGGAATCTCCAAAACGTTGAGAGTGATTTGAAGAAAAGGGTTCAGGAGCTTGAATGTTTGTACAACATAGGCCCTGAGATAAGATCTGACGGTGACCTTGCACAGAATCTGACAAAGACGGCCACCCACCTGGTTCAGGGTTTGCAATTCCCTGAGATTGCCGCTGCCGCTATATGGCTTGACGGGACCGAATACTCGGCAGAGTCGGCATCTGAGGGAGAGGTCGCAGCATCGCTGACCGCCGAGATTCTCGTATCGGGGAAGAAGAGGGGCTCTGTCGAGGTGTACTATAAGGAAGATGCCCCGTTTCTGGAAGAGGAGAGAAGGCTTATCGAAGAGGTAAGCAGCAAAATATCTAAATACGTAGAGCGACGGGAACTCCACGCTAAATTACAAAAATATGTAGACGAACTTCAGGAGCTTATTGAAGAGAAGCAAAAGTATGTGGGCAATCTCACAGAACTGGTAGAAAAGAAAACAACAGAACTTCAAAACTCGAAGAAAAAGTACGAAGATTTTTTCAAAGATGCGCCAGTCCCCCTCATCATCTCACGGCTGAACGGCGATATCGTCAAGGCCAACAGAGAGTTTTACCGCCTCCTTGACTATCCTGAGGACGGCTCGGTGCATCTCAACTACGTGAGAGACCGGTTGTATGAAAATCCTGCGGTCAGGCCCGTAATCTTCCAGAAGCTTGAGGAAGATGGAAAGATAGAGGCGCTTGACCTCGCCGTCATGGACCGCCACGGGAATCCGATACCTGTCATCGCCTCATGCCTATTCATCGACATGGACGGCGAAAAGTTTGTGGAAACAGGGTACAAGGATATCCGGGTCCGAAAGGAACTGGAGAGAAAACTGATCGAACAGAATGAAAACCTGGAGAGAAAAGTCCTTGGGAGAACTGTCGATCTCGAAAACCAGAAGAACCTTCTCATGAAAAAGAACCAGGAACTGATGACCCTGACTGAGAAGCTGAGGGAGAGCAAAACGAGGCTCCAGGCTCTATTCAAGACGATCACCGATACGGTTGTCGTTCTTGATGCAGACTTTAACATCCTTATGTCAAACCAGAAATCCATTGGTAACAAGGGCAAGTGTTACAAAAAAGTTTTTGGCCAGGATCAACGCTGTGAGGATTGTCTGGCAGAGAGGGTGTTTGAAGAAAAAACATCGGTAAATCAGGAAAAGGTGGTAGGTGATGAGTATTACCTGCTCCAGGCATACCCGATTTTTGGACCTGACTGCGAGGTTACGGGTACCCTCGAAATCTCGCGGGTTATTACCAAAGAAAAGAACATGGAAAGGCAGTTGCTCCAGGCCGATAAGCTCACCTCGCTGGGCCAACTCGTTTCCGGGATTGGTCATGAGATAAACAACCCGAATACCTTCATTCGTGGAAATCTGCATATTGTTCAGGAGGCCATGAATGATATTTTCCCCATCCTAAACGCCTATTATAAATCCCATCCCGATATGAAGATCGCGCGCCTCAGTTATGACATCTTCAAAGAAAACATCCCCATACTGATTGACGACATGGTGCAGGGCTCCAACAGGATCAAAGGCATCGTGGATGGGCTAAAGAAGTTTGCTAAACGCGATGAGGGATTTCTGAATGAGGTCGTCAGCCTTAATAGTATTACGGAGGCGTGCTTGAGGTTGGTGGATAATCAGATTCGAAGAACGGCCGATGTGAAGATCGATTTCGATCCCAAATTGCCCACTGTGGTAGGGAACTCCCAAAAATTACAGCAGGTTATTGTGAACATCCTCATTAATGCGTCTCAGGCTATTGAGAAGCCGAGAGGCACTATCCACGTTCTATCCAGCTTCAACGAAAAAGAGGTAATGCTGCGGGTTAGGGATGATGGGAAGGGGATGGGTGAACGCACCGCAAAACAGATCTTTGACCCTTTTTTTACAACCAAAAGACACCAGGGAGGTACGGGTGGAGGTACGGGCCTTGGTCTTTCCATAGCCTATGGTATCATCAAGGAGCACCAGGGGAGAATTGATGTGGAGAGCAAAGAGGGTATTGGTACTACCTTCTGCATCTACCTTCCAAGAAGCCCTGAGGAGGGCAAATGA